In the genome of Populus trichocarpa isolate Nisqually-1 chromosome 10, P.trichocarpa_v4.1, whole genome shotgun sequence, the window ACAAACAAAGCTACCATGTTTGGTGTCTGACTTTAATATTGTAttaaggaattttatttttttaaaaaaatcgtattgagaaaaaaaaaaaaaagctaagctAAAAACAGacgagtaaaataaaataatatagaaaagtATTTAgttaaattcattataaaatttGTTGTTCCATTGAAttctcaaaaaaatctaaagaattaTATAGTAAATGGAAAACTTTTTAAGACTGGTTAtgggtaatatatatattctctaaaagatttgtttttattgtggtTTCGGGCTCGAGTCCTGTGGTTATTAATATAATGGTCACTGGAagcttatatagtcgttaacttcagggcttgtAAGATTAGTTGAGATACGCACAAGTTGATTcggatatttatattaataaaatatatatacatataaagaCCGGTTGTGGATGATTACATAACTTAATTGGTGCCCAAAAATTAGCCGAGAGTACCCtgccttaaaaagaaaaaaaaaaaaaaaggttatgcATGGACTTATCCTTGATTTTGTAGATAGTAGTAAAAGGAAATATGTATTCAACGCAAAGTTGACGCGTGCGGTAGGGCATGCAATTGGAAAGATGCTCGTGTCATATTCTAACTAACCACGATACGAGGCGTATCACGCTTCATTGATTAATTTAGGCGCGTAAGAGTAAGCGCGAGTAGCTTAATTACATTTTTCCTACCAACAAAAACAGAACACATTAAAAGCTCAGGATCATCAGATAAAAGAATTATGTCATCACTGCTAAGTATTGACAAATATGTTAGTGTGACTGTGTGATCACGTTGTTGATAGCCCAAGCACCAACTCATCTGTCTGCCTCTCTGTCTCTCCtgtttttcttctattcttttattctttgaGCACCCTGTAGTCCCCCCCTCCCTCCCCCTCCCTCTTCCCCTTATATTTCCCTCCCTCTCTTCTCCTCCCTTCCAGAAAACCCTTCTTGACGTGCCACTTTTTCTCTCCCCGTAAGCACTAAAACACACATTTCTTcgtgataaataaatataaggttTAGTTGAATCGAATTGGGTTGGATTATTGTGcgtcaaatttaaatttttgcgCAGGGATTTACTGAAAAAGAATGACGTCAATGAGCAACAATATTGCTGGGCAGTTTGGTGATACCACACTGACCAAAGTGTTTGTTGGGGGGTTAGCATGGGAGACACCAAAAGATGCCATGAGAgaacattttgaaaagtatgGTGAGATTTTGGAGGCTGTGATTATTTCTGATAAAATCACTGGTAGATCCAAGGGCTATGGATTTGTAAGTCTTAATTTCACTGTACATTAGACGAGTAcgttttcattttaattgttgCTACTGTTTTGCTAATGTTAGCTTTGgtgattgttttaaataattaggTTACGTTTAAGGAGGCTGAATCGGCAAAGAAAGCTTGTGAGGATGCTTCACCCATCATCAATGGCCGCCGTGCCAACTGCAATCTGGCTTCCCTTGGTGCACGCCGCCCTAGGTCTGCAACGCCGGCCCCTCCACAACAAGGTATGGATATTTTGAAGTCTATGGACGTATTTTCAACATAGATGTTTATCTATGTTAATATGTTTCTTAGAAAggaatatttctttattttcttttcagggCATGtaaattaagagagagagagaaagaattgtggattctctttatatatatatatatatatatatatatatatatatatatatatatatataaaattaaactgccagctttcttgaaataaaatcaaataatttttggaGTCATGCATCAATGCTTGATAAAATTGCTGTATTAAAAATCTGACGATCGCCTGATCATTTATGGCATGATCACTTACTATATATTACCaaaaaaacttgtataattTTCCTATTTGTATAACCTTACCCtttattaaaaggaaaaaaatgtttaCATAAAAAACGAGAAATAAATCTCTAATATATGATAggatttcaataaattttagcATTATATAGTTTGCTCATGTTTgtgattaaatttaatcatgaaGGACCTAACATTAACGCTGGACCGAGGTCCACGCCAGCAGCGCCGGCAAATCATGTCCAGTGGTATTATCCGGCAGGGTCAGCTGCAGCAGCATCGCCGTTTCATCATCAGCATCACCAAGCCGTTCCCTTTTACGGGTAAGCTGGCACTCTGCGGCCTGAATATTGCTCTTAATTTTACCACATGAAATGTGAACATGGAGCGTTTCTTATGTTGTAGTTGCCGTTTTCAGGTATTCTCCAGCTTACATTGCCACCGATACCAGTGGCAATCATGTAAGTTTTTCTACAACTCTATTATCATTGATGAATAGTTATTCAAACACATGATCATTTCAGTATGCGTGGTGGTTATGGTAATTTATGGATAATTATGCAAGTTGATGAAAGCCCAATATTGATAATGAACTACAAATTCAGCCAATTAATGGAATATTTCTCAgcgatgaaaaaagaaattgagttgAAATTCCCAAATTTTAAACAATCCGATCCACCCtaaaattaacagaaaaataTTCGAGAGTCGATCGTGACAACGTGTTGCTATGATGGTCCACAGAAGCTAAACTACACAGGCGGGTCCTACATGAATGGGCATTTCTCTCAGGTGTATCCAGGGCAAGCTATGGTGGGTGCCAATACATTGATGCCAATGTACCCTTTTTATCACTTCCATCAATCACAAGCTATGGGCCTACCTGCTGCCCACATCTTCCCACCAACAACAGCGGGTCCCATGACAACCGTCCCCACTATCATGTCCAAACCACCGTCAATTGCTCCTCCTAGTGCAGGTACATACTCTTCCATGCATGTTAGCTGTACACGATGATTTCATAGCCTCTTGGGTTAGCTTCACATGGTAACATGATCAACCTTAGTCAAGGTGAACAAAAGAATCATCGTGCCACGTGCCTTTGTGATTGAATAGGGTGCGTTTACAACTGGCATGTTAGAAACTCACGTGCCAGAAGATCAAAACGCCCTCAAAGTCAGTGGATACTTTCCAATCCATGGTTGCTGCATGCTAGTTGCTGTTTACAATAACACAAATTGCTTGTAGCGTAGAATTTACAAGTTTTGTTTGATTCATTGTCCCTCACCACCTTGTATTAATTTCTTGAGTTACATACCAGTTTGTCCTTTCATTGAGATAAACTCCTACTTCTAATAAATTACAggtcaaaacaattcaataacatataaaaaattaattcaaactaaaaaaatattcaaaaaattttaaaagcacaattaaactaacaaaaatatatttagtgttagaatataaaaatcGGCATGAGAAGATGATCTTTAAATGAGAAGAAAGGTTAAAGACACGTGAGAGTACGTATTCCGCGTGGGTAAATAATGAACTAAAGGTTCATGATTGTGCTGTACATCTTTACCAGCCTAGCAAGCCTTTCATGTATGAAGTGAAACATACAGTAGTGCTAGCTAGTAGATTGATATTGATGCTCCATGCTGACATTATAGGCAATATCTTCTTGAGTATACCTTTAATTTTTCCagtattttctctctttacatTGTGACTGAACGGCGctagatgtgtgtgtgtgttcaatGGAACTCGGTGATAAATATAAACTGATATTACAGAGACAGTTTGCCTGGCTGTGGAATAGGTACAGGTGGCGCAAGTGAAAGCTTTAAAAGGGATGGATAAGAGAGGGGGCACTCAGTTGGCAATAACAGAAGGAGAGGGGAGTAGCTGCAGAACAACATTATTATCAGATCTGCTGTGGTTCTTCTTTCCGCGGTTATTTCTTAAGGAAAAAAGTATTTATGATTCTTAGGTGTTTGATAAGATTCTTTCATTCACTTTCTCTATCTAACATCTCAGCTTGAGCTGTGTGAACTAttagaaccaaaaaaaaaaaaaaaaaaattgtaattgaagtTCGTCATGTATGTTTTGCCCATATCTTATGGGTTACTTTTGATGGATTTCAATTAACTTTTCTGCTTAAAAAGCCTGCAtcttctaataattttttgcCCCCCCTCTACTGGGTTATTAGCTTGATGtctatatattatatagttttcTATAACAATGCTTAAGCATGCAGTATATTATTATGCCGAGAATGAATACAGTACAAGCATAAATTAATCTCCCCCTCCATATATCCCATTAATTGGAAGAGAGAGCTAATTCGAGCATTTGCGGATATAGCTGGTATTCTGAAAcataagtgtgtgtgtgtgtgtgtgtatatggaaaatataaaaacatatttagtttaaaaaataaaaatataaaataaatctatattcaaaataattttgaaataaaatacttGGATAATGGTCTCGATGTATAAAAAGCTcgttaaaagggaaaaaaaagcatttaGAATACGATACGGGAAGCTAAGATCCATTCGGGAAAAGATCATTATGCCCTTcaaaaaagaagatatataCTTGGATAGCAAATAAAAGGAGGATAGCCCCtttatattaaatgattatataaaagaaaagtcCATCATCAAAGACACAAACGGACGTTCCCTGTTATAACATGTAAACGTGAAAGTTTAGTTCGTTAAGTCGGTAAGTCTCACTCCGGTTAATGACAAGAAGCATGCTCCAATCAAGTACTCTCACTCGCATATATTAAGATATTACTTGAAATTCTAGTCTAGACAGAAatccttgattaaaaaaaaattgcattttcgAATCTCTATTTAACTATTATTTTCAATCTTTCCTACCTTGATAAACGAtactatagtttttaaacccagtCTAGTAGCCGGCTCGATCTAAAACTCGAGTTCCGAGTCTTAACcgggttaatttttattttttaaaaaatcaaaacatcattttagtaaaaaaaaaaaattacatgggtTGCAACCTGGTTTTTGACTGGGTTTTTTCAGGTCATCGGGTCAACCTGCCGGGTCAGTCAGGTCACACCAGGTCatgactttttctatttttttttcaaaccagcCCGGTTCCAGTCTCGGATTGGCCTGACCGGTTTCAAAACTACCAACTATACCTTTCTCTGTTAAAGTTATAAGgctgaaaaaaattgatagttttagcttttctttattAGAATCATGTATTCAGAATTGtgtaaaaatacatgttaaatatcgataataaataaaattttggaatGTTAAATACTCGAGTGttcattattttcaataattggTGTGAGAGCttggaagaaaaaggataatATAAACTTGGCAGCAAAACATGCCTTCGTTGACAAAAACACAGCAACGGTCCTTCGAAGAAAACACACGCAGAAGCAGCAGCATAGACACAGAGTCCAAGAAAATAGCAAATTCATATAGCAACAACGTCAACTCTCTTTGCAGCAGCAAAAATCACAACAGCCTTCATTGACAAGCCTTTTTTAGGAGCAAATAATGAAGATTGAACATCTCGGGATCGACAAGGTGAATGAAATGTCAagatttgttcattgtttgtcCGAGGTCAACAATGGACTCAGATgtacctaaaaaaaatattacttggaGAAATAAAGCCTCCAgcaaaaagatatatattatcatgaaaaaaaattatatttgataatcttttatttcacgtatgaaaaaagttaagaaaagtGTTCATTAATACTCTGGCTATCTGCTAGCAAAAGCAAGATATACTTCACAAAGTAATTAAAGCTTGCTTTAGGAGATCTAGATCTAGTAATCTGCAAATTAccagattataaaataaattataaagttatttgtAGTTGCAGGCCTGTATATATTGTGCAAATGAAACAATATTAGAAGACAACCTCGCGTTATAGTAGTTAATGAGGCTTAGAAAATGACTTGATGTCTGCATTTAAAAAGATCTTGTTTATAAGAGAGTCACTTGTTGCTAAACCGGGTGTCTAGGAATATCAATTTAAggataaataagatatttacatataaaatgtttttttttagataaattttttgatattttgatgaaCCCATAATGGAAAAAATATGGTGGTAATTGGTGACAAGGATGAGATGATGATTGTTGCGgcaatgataattaaaatgatattataattgtaaattaaCTACTATTagttaaatatcttataaaaccCTGAgcttaaagttttttctaacaGATGAATTAGGTTCGTAACTTGatcaattttcttataaatttccgagaaacagaaaaacaattcttaataaaatttcaagcaaaacaaaactccATTAAATGTAAATAATTTTGCAATTTAGCCACATTCGGTCGTGCATTTGAGGGGTGATTTGAATTTTCCTCGAGAAGTAGTTTGATCAAACTAACCAGATGTTTTGTTGGCAcgtaaaatggaaaagaaaaatgcaatgaAAACGAAATCTAAAGATCCTGAGAAAAGACCCTGAATCATTCGGGGACGTCGAGTGGATGTACCTTGGAGCCCATCCACGCGGTTGTTTCTCGGGGGAAAAATTGATGAGATAATGTGGGTTCGACGGAGTCTTTTGGATCTGGTATCTAGGCCGGCGAGGGCTCGGAATATAATACAAGATCACCTGTAAAGTGATCGTAATTCACTGGCCCTGACCAGATCAATTGGGTCTCAAAATCTGTTAACATATGGGCCAGGACTAGTTTGGGCCGAAGGAATCTTCGTAGCCACATAGCACTCTTTTAAACGTGTTGATCTGCTTATGGCTTCAACATCACGaacccttgatttttttttttagtttaatatggatGTCTGtaccagcttgcgcgtacctcgactaattccacaaaccctgaagttaacgaccatgtaagcctctagtggctattatatgagcaaccacagggctcgaacctgagaccacagagggagcaaacctcttggtcccaagctcttaccactggaccaccacctagatggttaggAACACTTGATTTTAGTTGGATTAAGTAAGTGGTTGATATCGTggtatgaattattttttatttgaagttatatttaaataattatttttattttttatacaattaaatatttaaatatttttttaatatttttttagtgtgaaGTACTTTTTAACAATATTTCTAAAAGCAAACGTTTATTCTCATAATATTGCTGGGCTGtcttaattttgaaaatgatctgATTCCCGAGATGGATAGCCTTAGTTTCAATCCAACAATAGAAAGAATCAACCCGAAGAACCATGATGAAAGCTTCCAGGTTCCAATCAATGTTCCCTTCTTTTATTCGACTTCTATACTACTGAACCAAACAAACCTTGAAGTAAAAATGCGATTGGATCTATTTACaagcaaaatgatattttaattttatgaaaatttgaaataaaaaatgctttcaTAGAAAACTTTAGTTAGAAATTTCATGTTCAGATTCAacgaaattaaaaaactagttcTGTAGTTTTCTAAATTTTGTATTGAGTTTAGACAGTACTAGAGGTTATCATAATTTTGctttataagtttttatttatttttcaaataaataaaagacatgaaaaatatttttttgttatatacaagtatttttttagcattataaacgattaattttttttatatatatatatctagtcaatatcataaacataaaaacatttcCCGAGccaacaatataaatttttcattatattttttatattgaataaaataaaattaatatcatataaTTCGATaatcatgaatataaaatataaaataattgttataaactatgatattttattttttatgaaaaataattgtgatcttgctaaatttttattttttaaaatgaaaaaaagattatcttcatttttaataattatgcacattcttattttttattaaaaaacaaaaagaaaaacagtttcacgagagagagagagagaagaaaacttttattagtttttgtcgtttatttttttaattgtaaccAGCAAGCTGCAATGCAAAAGGTCAAAGATGCACTGTattgtatttttgtaaaaatattctttaattaaaaacatatattttctagattttttaaatttttttatatcaataggtttcaatgtaaaaaataatctgaaaaacaCTGAATTCACCCGCAAAAACAAATGCCATCGCCGGTATCTAGATAGTACTGGAAAAAGTCTCCATCACCCCAGTTAATTAAGTGCACTCCTGGTGAAAATCTACCAACCACGTGCAGGTGCAGCTCATGTCAGAACTCAACCGAGTAGACATGAACTGAAATCGGTCCGGGCAGTTGGGTCGACCCAGCCCTCGGTCAGgacttaaaaaaagaagctgaCCCAGTCAacaatcgttttttttttttttaaaaaaaagaataacgctgttttaatttctattttgagatTAAATAAGTTAACTCAGCGACTCCGAGTCAAGTATAATAACCTAAGTAGTACACTTATCAACCGAGCACGCAACTATGTTTGCGGTTTTTGTTGTGTCGGAAAGGGGTGGTCGTGAACGAAACCAGTACTTCCAGAAGGATTCTCTCTTGTCCTTTGCTACGTAAATCGGGCAGCAATCTCTTAGATTACCCAATTGGTTACAATTAGTCAATTTTCTACCAGATATACCTCGTCACATTACTGCTCGTAAATTCACTGCAATCACCcccgtccattttttttttttaaagtggaaTAAtcccataaattaaaaaaaaaagtataaaaagatATTGTGCTGTGAATATAAAAGAGCTTAGACAACAGGTGGTGTAGATATCTTCTGCTATGGACTCTCACAGGATCACATGGTGAAAGCTTATCAAGAGATAGAGACGTGATAAAAATATTCCTTGACTGAGAAAAGtctattaaaaaatgattaagaCATTTACCGAAGCCCTATCAAATCACCAAAAGCCACGGAATAATCCACCGGTCTCCACCTTCTCACTAAATCCTAACCACACGTGCCCAGACATTATTGGGCCGTCACAATCCTCGGTCACCAGCAAAGTTCCACACACTCATTGatagaaaatgaaggaaaaagcCTGTGCCGGATTGGAATTGTAAATGTGGTTGgagtttatttgaaaatttattaaaataatatttttttatttttaaaaattatttttgatattaatatattaaaataatttaaaaatattaataaaaatattaatttgaagtaaaaaaaataaaaatatttaaatttttaaaaaaatatttttaaaacacaaaaataaataaatatcaaaataatatatattttttattttttaaaaattattttttaaattatatcaaaataatttaaaaatataaaaaaaattaatttaaaaaaaattaaatttttttaaaatataaaaagtacaTAAGAGGACGCCTAACAGGTACAGTGATGGCCAATCACTGAAAAGTGAAAAAGGACAAGAACCCATTATATTCGGGCTTTGTTTACAGATCACTTAAGAGGACGCCTAGGTTATTCTCATGCCCAAACACTACCTttatcttctctctttctctctctaaaaactcaaaaaagaaaaaaccccaCAATCCCCTGGCTTCCACTTCTTACAAGATCTAACGAGGTAAACAcgtaatcttaaaaaaatcactctttttattaatatagcaATCTAAATTGTTGttctttaatatctttttttaataagtacATCACTTGATTTACTATTTTTCTTTACAGAATTGTGGACTTTTTTTTGGCTAGGGTTTAtcactttcttaatatttttgtttaaaattgtgGTTTCTTATAGTGAAAAGGCTTCCTTTTCGGATCTTGAAACCGACCCAAATACTGTTTTAAATGGATGAATGCAAGAATGATAATGATTTGGCTAGTAATGCTACGGAATTATCGACTAGTGAACATGCAGATAGTGAGAAAACCACAAAAGCAACGACCCCAGTTGTTGTCGACGCCGTAGCCAGTGAGGAGGCTGAGGGTCTGGGTAAGGGTAATATTGAGGGTTCTTCAAGGGATCATGTGGTGGCAAAGGAAGGAGGATCTTGTAATGGAGATGAAGTAATGGTTAGGGGGTCTTCAAGCGAGGATGTTGATGGTGGGTGCACAGGCAATTTGGGTGATGGAGGTGGAGGGGGAGGGAGAAAGGAAACTGCTGCTTGTGGTCATGCCGACGGAGATGCGCAACATTCAGATTTTAGTGGTGTAGTTGGTGATTCAGGGACACATGAGAATAGGGGTTCTGGTGTTGAGGCATCAAACTCAGAAGTTGAGTCTTCTAAGGTTGCAGAATCTGAAGAAGGGAAACCAGCTGAGGGCGGGGAGAAGGAGAGGCAGGTGAGTGGCCATGGTGATGAGACTTCACAGGAAGTTCAGGAGTTTGCAGAATCTAAAGGAAAAGGTAAACCGGTAGAGGGTGGAGAGGAAGAGATGGAGGTTGGCGGAGATGGTGGTAAGACTTCATCTAAAGTCGAGGATGCAGATACTGATGCTGATGCTGATGCTCAGTGTGTGAGAATTGTAAGTGGGATTGGTGGGGAAGCCCAAGCTATAGTAGAAGAAGCGACTATTGTTACGGATGAGGAGAGTTTGAAAAGGGAATTGGTAGAGGAGGGTGTTGAGGGAGTTGGGATTGATGTTAGTCAGAAAGTGAGTTCTCGACTAGTTGGGCTGTCAGAGAATGAATCTCAGGATCAAAGAGCTGAAAGTGGAGCAGGAGGTCCTTCCATGGCAGTAGGTTCTTCAGTAGGTGAAACCCAAGTTATAGAGAAATGTGAATTGGTTGAGGAAGCTGCGGGTAGGGCCGAGGAAAAAGATGGCAATGTGAACGATGCACTTCAGGATTCAGAGACGCAAGAGGTGCTTGTTTTGCATAACGAAGTGTGGAATTCTGTTACTGAAACTGCAGTTGTAACTTCTCCAGCTGTGGAAGATATGAATGTAGAGACCAAAGTTGTTGAGGAAGTTGTGGTGATGGCCAATAATGAAGGTTTAGATCCCAAGGTTGAAGCAACTAGGAGTGATGCTTTGAAGGGAGAACTTGCTGGTGATTTAGAGGGGATTATCTCAACTTCTGAAAGTTCACCAGTTTTAACAGAAAAAGACAGCATTGCCAACCCAGACTCGGAATTGTTGGATGAACAAACACAAGTTGCCATTGAAGGGAGGGTTTCATCAACTGACGACAAAAATATAACATGTCCTAACAATGAAGGTATGGACACTGATGCTTTTAgtgaaagtttttgtttttcagtgGAAGAACTGCAGGGAACATCTGAGACAGCCAATGGGAGCACTGAAAATGGCTATAATGCATGTGCAGATTCACAATCTTCGTATCAACCAGCTCAAGTAGTTGTTGGAGCTGTAGTTGTAGCAAAGGAAAACAATGTGCTTCTGAATcctgaaaagaataaaaaagcaatAACTGCGTGCATAGTTAATAACGCTGAAGAAGCTGATCTACAGAAAGAGCAAGTAATAACAGTTTGCCAACAGCAGAAAGTTGAGACCATTAATGGAAGCACTGAAATAAGGACTAAGACAACATGTGGAGGGATGGAAATGGATGTTGAAACGGCTTTGACACACAACGATGAGGTTTTGACCTCACGTACTGAAGTTCCAGATCCTTCTGTAAAAGATCAACAGTTGAAGCCTGAAGAAGGTTTAGACAAAAGTGCACCCAGTGATCCTGCTCATGTTGATTCAATCAAAGAACAACTGATGGAAGTTCAAGAACAGGCTACTCGTGCTAAAGAATTTGGAGGGGAGAAGAAAAACCTAGAAGAACAGAACTCACATGCCGAAACAGCATCCGTGTGCACAGAAACAGATAGCCAGCTCATGGATGTGGGGGAAAATGTTATCGCAAGCAATGAGGAAGCTTTGATTTCCAAAACTgaactcaaggagcttgctgaaAGCGATCAGCAATTAAAGGTCGAGGAAGGTTTGGATGAGGGTGCATCTCATGGTCCTTTTGAGATTGTTTCAAATGCAGGGCAAGAAATGACAAATGAAGAACATGTTCTTGATGCTGAACAGGTTGATTTACAAGGGCAAGAAATGGAAGTTGAAGAACAGGATACTGACACTGAACAGCTGAACACCATGGAGGAGAAATCTTCTAAATTGTCAGTGTTAAAGCCTGGAAGCTCAGAGAAAGAAGATCAAGCTTGTTATCTGCTGCCGCCAGATAATGAAGGTGAGTTTTCTGTATCAGATTTGGTCTGGGGTAAAGTAAGGAGTCATCCTTGGTGGCCTGGACAGATATTTGATCCATCAGATGCCTCCGAGAAAGCAATGAGGTATCATAAGAAGGACTGCTATTTAGTAGCATATTTTGGGGACCGCACATTTGCATGGAATGAAGCATCTTTGCTAAAGCCTTTCAGGTCACACTTCTCTCAGGTTGAGAAGCAGAGCAATTCGGAAGTATTTCAGAATGCTGTTGATTGTTCTCTGGAAGAAGTTTCCAGACGAGTTGAGCTGGGTCTGGCTTGCTCATGTCTGCCAAAGGATGCCTACGATGAAATCAAATGTCAGGTAGTTGAAAATACTGGAATCCGGCCAGAGGCAAGTACAAGAGATGGTGTTGACAAAGATATGAGTGCTGATTTGTTTCAACCAGATAAATTAGTGGATTATATGAAAGCATTAGCGCAATCTCCATCTGGTGGGGCTAATAGATTGGAGT includes:
- the LOC7489623 gene encoding probable RNA-binding protein ARP1 isoform X1 yields the protein MTSMSNNIAGQFGDTTLTKVFVGGLAWETPKDAMREHFEKYGEILEAVIISDKITGRSKGYGFVTFKEAESAKKACEDASPIINGRRANCNLASLGARRPRSATPAPPQQGPNINAGPRSTPAAPANHVQWYYPAGSAAAASPFHHQHHQAVPFYGYSPAYIATDTSGNHKNIRESIVTTCCYDGPQKLNYTGGSYMNGHFSQVYPGQAMVGANTLMPMYPFYHFHQSQAMGLPAAHIFPPTTAGPMTTVPTIMSKPPSIAPPSAGTGGASESFKRDG
- the LOC7489623 gene encoding probable RNA-binding protein ARP1 isoform X2, with protein sequence MTSMSNNIAGQFGDTTLTKVFVGGLAWETPKDAMREHFEKYGEILEAVIISDKITGRSKGYGFVTFKEAESAKKACEDASPIINGRRANCNLASLGARRPRSATPAPPQQGPNINAGPRSTPAAPANHVQWYYPAGSAAAASPFHHQHHQAVPFYGYSPAYIATDTSGNHKNIRESIVTTCCYDGPQKLNYTGGSYMNGHFSQVYPGQAMVGANTLMPMYPFYHFHQSQAMGLPAAHIFPPTTAGPMTTVPTIMSKPPSIAPPSAVCLAVE
- the LOC7489623 gene encoding probable RNA-binding protein ARP1 isoform X3, giving the protein MTSMSNNIAGQFGDTTLTKVFVGGLAWETPKDAMREHFEKYGEILEAVIISDKITGRSKGYGFVTFKEAESAKKACEDASPIINGRRANCNLASLGARRPRSATPAPPQQGPNINAGPRSTPAAPANHVQWYYPAGSAAAASPFHHQHHQAVPFYGYSPAYIATDTSGNHKLNYTGGSYMNGHFSQVYPGQAMVGANTLMPMYPFYHFHQSQAMGLPAAHIFPPTTAGPMTTVPTIMSKPPSIAPPSAGTGGASESFKRDG
- the LOC7489623 gene encoding probable RNA-binding protein ARP1 isoform X4 — its product is MTSMSNNIAGQFGDTTLTKVFVGGLAWETPKDAMREHFEKYGEILEAVIISDKITGRSKGYGFVTFKEAESAKKACEDASPIINGRRANCNLASLGARRPRSATPAPPQQGPNINAGPRSTPAAPANHVQWYYPAGSAAAASPFHHQHHQAVPFYGYSPAYIATDTSGNHKLNYTGGSYMNGHFSQVYPGQAMVGANTLMPMYPFYHFHQSQAMGLPAAHIFPPTTAGPMTTVPTIMSKPPSIAPPSAVCLAVE